In Myxocyprinus asiaticus isolate MX2 ecotype Aquarium Trade chromosome 3, UBuf_Myxa_2, whole genome shotgun sequence, the following proteins share a genomic window:
- the LOC127427199 gene encoding long-chain-fatty-acid--CoA ligase 4-like isoform X1, with protein MLPQGERAWSISGLPEGPYRAVESVDALAQQAFEDVDTLDKLFLHAVKRFGQAPCLGTREVLCEEEEMQPNGKIFKKLVLGDYSWKSYEEVSQTVELFGSGLAALGQRPCNTIAIFCETREEWMITAQACFRRNYPLVTLYATLGEDAVAYGLNQCGASHLITSTELLQTKLKGVLSAVSGLQHVIYAGCGSVCRADYPQSLTIHSVQEVMELGAKPENLNVEYKRPVASDLAVVMYTSGSTGRPKGVKMQHSNLIAGMAGQCQRIPGLGSQDTFIAYLPLAHVLELTAEISCVSYGCRVGYSSPLTLTDQSNKIKSGGKGDCSVLKPTLIAAVPEIMDRICKDVHGKLREMSVVQRTLFKMGYNYKLQQVLRGADSPVCNMLLFKHVSALLGGCVRRMLCGGAPLSASTQRFINVCFCPVTVGYGLTETCGAGTISDSSDYSTGRVGAPLICSEIKLRDWPEGGYTSQDKPHPRGEILIGGPNVAMGYYGSEEKGENENFWVDEAGQHWFCTGDVGEVHPDGCLQIVDRKKDLVKLQAGEYVSLGKVEAAMKNSPLIDNICVYASSDQNYLISFVVPNQKQLTELAKKNGIEGEWEELCNHAMMEEEVLKVIKEIAVTSKLERFEVPQKIGLCSEAWTPETGLVTDAFKLKRKELKQHFIKDIERLYGAK; from the exons ATGTTGCCACAGGGTGAGAGAGCTTGGAGTATAAGTGGGCTTCCAGAGGGTCCATATCGAGCCGTAGAAAGTGTGGATGCTCTCGCCCAACAGGCCTTTGAAGATGTGGACACGCTGGACAAACTTTTTTTGCATGCTGTGAAGAGATTCGGTCAGGCACCATGTCTTGGCACCAGAGAGGTCCTTTGTGAAGAAGAAGAAATGCAGCCTAATGGGAAGATCTTCAAGAAG ttggtCCTGGGGGACTACAGCTGGAAGAGCTATGAAGAGGTCAGCCAAACAGTGGAATTATTTGGCAGTGGTCTGGCAGCTTTGGGTCAACGGCCATGTAATACCATCGCTATATTCTGTGAGACACGGGAAGAATGGATGATCACTGCACAGGCCTGCTTCAGACGCAACTACCCAT TGGTAACGCTGTATGCTACTCTGGGAGAGGATGCTGTAGCTTATGGACTTAATCAGTGTGGAGCCAGTCATCTGATCACCAGCACAGAACTACTGCAGACCAAACTGAAG ggtGTTTTGAGTGCAGTGTCTGGGTTGCAGCATGTTATCTATGCAGGCTGTGGAAGTGTATGTCGGGCTGATTACCCACAATCTCTCACCATCCACAGTGTGCAGGAAGTAATGGAGCTGGGGGCAAAGCCAGAGAACT taAATGTAGAATATAAGAGGCCAGTTGCATCTGATCTTGCAGTGGTGATGTACACCAGTGGATCTACGGGGCGGCCCAAAGGAGTGAAGATGCAACACAGTAATCTGATTGCAGGAATGGCGGGTCAGTGCCAGAGGATCCCAGGCCTTGG TTCACAGGACACATTTATAGCTTATCTCCCATTGGCTCATGTGCTGGAACTGACTGCAGAAATATCCTGTGTGTCATATGGCTGCAGGGTTGGATACTCCTCCCCACTCACACTCACGGaccag TCCAATAAAATAAAGAGTGGTGGTAAGGGAGATTGCTCTGTGCTTAAACCCACCCTCATTGCTGCAGTCCCG GAGATCATGGACCGTATCTGTAAGGATGTTCATGGGAAGTTAAGAGAGATGTCAGTGGTGCAGAGGACTCTATTTAAAATGGGATACAATTATAAACTGCAGCAGGTGTTACGAGGAGCTGATTCTCCAGTGTGTAACAT GTTGTTGTTTAAGCATGTGAGTGCGTTGCTGGGAGGGTGTGTGCGTCGGATGTTATGCGGAGGGGCTCCACTGTCCGCTTCCACACAGAGATTTATAAATGTGTGTTTCTGCCCCGTGACCGTGGGATATGGCCTCACAGAAACATGTGGAGCAGGAACTATCTCAGACT CTTCAGACTACAGTACAGGACGAGTTGGAGCTCCTCTCATTTGCTCCGAGATAAAACTGCGAGACTGGCCTGAGG GTGGATACACTAGTCAGGACAAGCCGCATCCACGAGGGGAGATTTTGATTGGTGGGCCAAATGTTGCAATGGGATACTACGGGAGTGAGGAGAAGGGAGAGAATGAAAACTTCTGGGTGGACGAGGCTGGACAGCACTGGTTTTGTACTGGAGACGTTGGGGAAGTTCATCCAGACGGTTGTCTGCAGATTGTTG ATCGTAAGAAGGACCTAGTGAAGCTTCAGGCAGGTGAATACGTATCTCTGGGGAAGGTAGAAGCTGCCATGAAAAACAGCCCCCTTATTGATAACATCTGTGTCTATGCCAGCAG TGATCAGAACTACTTGATCAGCTTTGTGGTGCCCAATCAGAAGCAACTGACTGAACTGGCCAAAAAGAATGGGATAGAGGGAGAGTGGGAGGAGCTTTGTAACCATGCCATGATGGAGGAAGAAGTACTAAAAGTCATCAAAGAGATTGCAGTCACCA GTAAACTGGAGAGGTTTGAGGTTCCACAGAAGATCGGGTTATGTTCTGAGGCTTGGACTCCAGAAACAGGGCTTGTGACAGATGCCTTCAAACTGAAGAGAAAagagctgaaacaacattttataAAGGACATTGAGAGGTTATACGGAGCTAAATAA
- the LOC127427199 gene encoding long-chain-fatty-acid--CoA ligase 4-like isoform X2 — protein sequence MLPQGERAWSISGLPEGPYRAVESVDALAQQAFEDVDTLDKLFLHAVKRFGQAPCLGTREVLCEEEEMQPNGKIFKKLVLGDYSWKSYEEVSQTVELFGSGLAALGQRPCNTIAIFCETREEWMITAQACFRRNYPLVTLYATLGEDAVAYGLNQCGASHLITSTELLQTKLKGVLSAVSGLQHVIYAGCGSVCRADYPQSLTIHSVQEVMELGAKPENLNVEYKRPVASDLAVVMYTSGSTGRPKGVKMQHSNLIAGMAGQCQRIPGLGSQDTFIAYLPLAHVLELTAEISCVSYGCRVGYSSPLTLTDQSNKIKSGGKGDCSVLKPTLIAAVPEIMDRICKDVHGKLREMSVVQRTLFKMGYNYKLQQVLRGADSPVCNMLLFKHVSALLGGCVRRMLCGGAPLSASTQRFINVCFCPVTVGYGLTETCGAGTISDSSDYSTGRVGAPLICSEIKLRDWPEGGYTSQDKPHPRGEILIGGPNVAMGYYGSEEKGENENFWVDEAGQHWFCTGDVGEVHPDGCLQIVDRKKDLVKLQAGEYVSLGKVEAAMKNSPLIDNICVYASRSQLHTELHKAERLKNGMKSDPLCSLFLPRTTHLNNKR from the exons ATGTTGCCACAGGGTGAGAGAGCTTGGAGTATAAGTGGGCTTCCAGAGGGTCCATATCGAGCCGTAGAAAGTGTGGATGCTCTCGCCCAACAGGCCTTTGAAGATGTGGACACGCTGGACAAACTTTTTTTGCATGCTGTGAAGAGATTCGGTCAGGCACCATGTCTTGGCACCAGAGAGGTCCTTTGTGAAGAAGAAGAAATGCAGCCTAATGGGAAGATCTTCAAGAAG ttggtCCTGGGGGACTACAGCTGGAAGAGCTATGAAGAGGTCAGCCAAACAGTGGAATTATTTGGCAGTGGTCTGGCAGCTTTGGGTCAACGGCCATGTAATACCATCGCTATATTCTGTGAGACACGGGAAGAATGGATGATCACTGCACAGGCCTGCTTCAGACGCAACTACCCAT TGGTAACGCTGTATGCTACTCTGGGAGAGGATGCTGTAGCTTATGGACTTAATCAGTGTGGAGCCAGTCATCTGATCACCAGCACAGAACTACTGCAGACCAAACTGAAG ggtGTTTTGAGTGCAGTGTCTGGGTTGCAGCATGTTATCTATGCAGGCTGTGGAAGTGTATGTCGGGCTGATTACCCACAATCTCTCACCATCCACAGTGTGCAGGAAGTAATGGAGCTGGGGGCAAAGCCAGAGAACT taAATGTAGAATATAAGAGGCCAGTTGCATCTGATCTTGCAGTGGTGATGTACACCAGTGGATCTACGGGGCGGCCCAAAGGAGTGAAGATGCAACACAGTAATCTGATTGCAGGAATGGCGGGTCAGTGCCAGAGGATCCCAGGCCTTGG TTCACAGGACACATTTATAGCTTATCTCCCATTGGCTCATGTGCTGGAACTGACTGCAGAAATATCCTGTGTGTCATATGGCTGCAGGGTTGGATACTCCTCCCCACTCACACTCACGGaccag TCCAATAAAATAAAGAGTGGTGGTAAGGGAGATTGCTCTGTGCTTAAACCCACCCTCATTGCTGCAGTCCCG GAGATCATGGACCGTATCTGTAAGGATGTTCATGGGAAGTTAAGAGAGATGTCAGTGGTGCAGAGGACTCTATTTAAAATGGGATACAATTATAAACTGCAGCAGGTGTTACGAGGAGCTGATTCTCCAGTGTGTAACAT GTTGTTGTTTAAGCATGTGAGTGCGTTGCTGGGAGGGTGTGTGCGTCGGATGTTATGCGGAGGGGCTCCACTGTCCGCTTCCACACAGAGATTTATAAATGTGTGTTTCTGCCCCGTGACCGTGGGATATGGCCTCACAGAAACATGTGGAGCAGGAACTATCTCAGACT CTTCAGACTACAGTACAGGACGAGTTGGAGCTCCTCTCATTTGCTCCGAGATAAAACTGCGAGACTGGCCTGAGG GTGGATACACTAGTCAGGACAAGCCGCATCCACGAGGGGAGATTTTGATTGGTGGGCCAAATGTTGCAATGGGATACTACGGGAGTGAGGAGAAGGGAGAGAATGAAAACTTCTGGGTGGACGAGGCTGGACAGCACTGGTTTTGTACTGGAGACGTTGGGGAAGTTCATCCAGACGGTTGTCTGCAGATTGTTG ATCGTAAGAAGGACCTAGTGAAGCTTCAGGCAGGTGAATACGTATCTCTGGGGAAGGTAGAAGCTGCCATGAAAAACAGCCCCCTTATTGATAACATCTGTGTCTATGCCAGCAG AAGTCAATTACACACAGAGTTACACAAGGCCGAACGTTTGAAAAACGGTATGAAGTCTgatccactttgcagcttattcttgccaagaaccacccatttaAACAACAAGAGGTGA